From a region of the Solanum stenotomum isolate F172 chromosome 2, ASM1918654v1, whole genome shotgun sequence genome:
- the LOC125856199 gene encoding uncharacterized protein LOC125856199: MKVVALVSGGKDSCYAMMKCIQYGHEIIALANLIPADDATDELDSYMYQTVGHQIVVSYAKCMGLPLFRRRIQGSTRCIGLLMPSLMIEDSKWNECTPKLTERQVVSEYKYLRISVDLTKSKMQVGHQIVVSYAKCMGLPLFRRRIQGSTRANETYVRFITQEKCRYGVPSRSTIELPLLLVGLGRAYIEVLVANDPTKKVLHVQSISCWAPSCIGPYSQATLHNEILHMAGQLGLDPATMLLCEGGPVAELEQALENSEAVARSFNCSISTSAMVFVIYCSESVEKSERIIVQKKTETLLKQMKSNHADGTKKSKVLDPIFLYVLVPDLPKRALVEVKPMFYTGEYLSGPSDLTKQSQSIEQDYCGHDISLQKCVAYGKICTVILSVTEELAAKICSLASVACPANVMSKGLVEKEQVILIARFCISRLDKVLSENNFTWDDIMNFRLYFASNLNISHGTLSEIFSDVFNELVQMSRRNKVDAEPILNIVPVLGAGRSLSTLDDIFTCELIASKC, encoded by the exons ATGAAAGTCGTTGCTTTAGTCAGTGGCGGCAAGGACAGTTGCTATGCCATGATGAAATGCATTCAATATGGTCACGAG ATTATTGCGTTGGCTAATTTGATTCCCGCTGATGATGCAACCGATGAGCTTGATAGCTACATGTATCAAAca GTTGGGCACCAGATAGTTGTTAGTTATGCTAAATGCATGGGACTCCCATTATTCCGGAGGCGAATTCAAGGATCCACAAG ATGCATTGGGTTATTGATGCCATCATTGATGATTGAAGATTCTAAATGGAATGAGTGTACACCTAAACTCACAGAGAGGCAAGTTGTTTCAGAATACAAATATCTCAGAATCAGTGTGGACCTAACTAAAAGCAAAATGCAG GTTGGGCACCAGATAGTTGTTAGTTATGCTAAATGCATGGGACTCCCATTATTCCGGAGGCGAATTCAAGGATCCACAAG GGCAAATGAGACCTATGTCAGATTTATTACTCAAGAGAAGTGTCGTTATGGTGTACCATCACGGTCCACCATTGAGCTCCCTCTATTGCTAGTTGGTTTAGGGAGGGCATATATTGAAGTTTTAGTGGCAAATGATCCTACTAAAAAGGTCTTGCATGTACAAAGTATTTCTTGCTGGGCTCCTAGCTGTATTGGTCCATACAGTCAG GCAACTTTGCACAATGAGATACTACACATGGCAGGACAGCTGGGGCTTGACCCAGCAACTATGTTGCTCTGTGAAGGAGGTCCTGTTGCGGAACTTGAACAGGCACTGGAAAACAGTGAAGCAGTTGCTAGAAGCTTTAATTGTTCAATATCTACGTCAGCCATGGTTTTTGTGATATATTGTTCAGAATCTGTAGAAAAATCAGAAAGAATTATTGTCCAAAAGAAAACAGAAACACTTCTTAAGCAAATGAAGTCGAACCATGCTGATGGCACAAAGAAGTCCAAAGTCCTAGATCCAATTTTCCTATATGTTCTTGTTCCTGATCTGCCGAAAAG AGCTCTGGTTGAGGTAAAGCCTATGTTTTACACGGGAGAGTATTTGTCGGGTCCAAGTGACTTAACCAAGCAATCACAATCCATAGAACAAGATTATTGCGGGCATGACATTAGCCTTCAGAAATGTGTTGCTTACGGCAAAATATGCACAGTAATTCTTTCAGTTACTGAAGAGCTTGCAGCAAAAATTTGCTCCCTCGCTAGTGTTGCATGTCCTGCCAATGTTATGTCCAAAGGTCTTGTTGAAAAGGAACAAGTCATATTGATCGCAAGATTTTGCATTTCTCGTCTCGATAAAGTCCTTTCGGAGAATAATTTCACTTGGGACGACATAATG AATTTCCGGCTCTACTTTGCGAGCAATCTTAATATCTCTCATGGAACATTGTCTGAAATCTTCTCTGATGTGTTCAATGAACTTGTTCAGATGAGTCGGAGAAATAAAGTAGACGCTGAGCCTATTTTAAATATAGTTCCTGTCTTGGGTGCCGGGCGTTCTTTATCGACCTTGGATGATATATTCACATGTGAACTCATTGCTAGCAAATGTTAG